AAGGAGATTGTCTCCCACAAACGTCAGCATGGTTTGATCATATCATGATTGATGCGTCACGGCAATTTTCCTGTACCCATTCCCCAAATCCCCCAACTGTGCTACCATGGCTCGGTTGGAATTACCTATGATCAAACAAAATGAAAAGATTCGAAACATCGCCATCATCGCCCACGTCGACCACGGCAAAACCACGTTGGTTGACGCGCTGTTCCGCCAGAGCGGCATCATCTCCAAAACCGGAGAGGAACGGATCATGGACAGTGGCGATATTGAGCGGGAGCGTGGCATCACCATCAACGCGAAAAACTGCGCCATCCATTACAAAGGGGTGAAGATCAACATCATCGACACTCCGGGACATGCCGATTTCGGCGGGGAGGTGGAGCGAGGATTATCCATGGTGGATGGTGTCGTCCTGTTGGTCGACGCCGCGGAAGGCCCGCTCCCCCAGACGAGATTCGTCCTGGAGAAGGCGCTGGAAAAGCACCTGCCTCCGATCATCGTCATCAATAAGGTCGATCGTCCGGACGCGCAGCCGAAACAGACGCTGGATGCCGTATACGACCTGCTCTTGGAGCTCTCCAACGATGAGAAACTGCTGGACGCTCCGGTGTTCTATGCCATCGGAAAAGCGGGGAAATGCGGGCTGGAACCGGATAAACTGGAAGACAACATGAAGTTGCTGTTCGATTCCATCCTTTCCTATATTCCCGCGCCATCCTATGACGACCAGGAACCGTTCCAGATGTTGGTGTCCGATCTCTCCTACAATGACTTTTTGGGGAGACTTGCCATTGGCAAAGTGATCAACGGCAGCGCGAATACCAATGATCCCTTGGTCTGCATGGTGGAGAGCGGAGCGCGGGAACCATTGCGTGTCACTCGGCTTCAGGCGTATGACGGACCGACATTCCACGAGACGACGGACGTTGAACCGGGAGACATCATCGTGCTTTCCGGCATTGACAACGTCAACATCGGAGACACGATCTGCAACGCCAGTTATCCGAAGGCGTTGCCACGCATCAAGGTGGATGAACCGACGGTTTCGATGTTGTTCTGCAAGAACATCAGTCCGTTGGCAGGCAAGGAAGGAAAGAACGTCACCGTGGCGAAGATCGGCGAGTATCTCCGCAGGGAAGCCCTCCGCAACGTTTCCATCCGTGTGGAACACAACCAGGATGAAACCTACACCGTCAAAGGACGGGGTGAGTTCCAGCTGGCCATCATCGTGGAACAGATGCGCAGGCAGGGATACGAACTCTGTGTCGGACGTCCGAAAGTCCTGTTCCATCAGAATGAGAAAGGAGAAAAGACCGAGCCGATCGAGACGCTGACCATCGACTGCCCGGAAGAGTTCTCCGGTATCGTCATGGACAAACTGTCCAAACGGAAAGCGTTGATGAGCGACATCACCTATAACGGGAAAGGAAGGGTGAAGATCACCTTTGACGTTCCGACCCGTGGGTTGATCGGCTATCATGACGAGTTCCTTACGGATACCCATGGACTGGGGATCATGTACAGCTATTTCAAAGGCTATGGACCGTACCGCGGGGATTTCCCGGAACGGGTCAATGGAAGCCTTGTCTGTGATCGTGATGGAGTTGCCGTGCCGTACGGCATGTGGGAGCTGGAGGATCGTGGCAGATGGTTCATTCTGCCGGGAGATCCCGTGTATGAAGGGGAAGTGGTCGGGGAGCGGAACCGTGACCTTGACTTGAACCTTAATCCAACACGGACAAAGCATCTGACCAACCTTCGTGCCTCCGGGCATGATGACGCCGTCACGTTGACCCCGATCCAACGTCCTACGTTGGAGCAGGCGATCCAGTTCATCAAGGATGATGAGTTGGTTGAAGTGACGCCGCTGTCCATACGGATGTGCAAGAAGATTCTCAACTGCCAGCAACGCAAGATTTTTGAGAACCGTGGGGAAATCCCATCATTCCTGCTCAACGGAAAAAGCTGATTCCGTTTCCATCTCGCTTATTCGCTCCCGGTGCCTGACCATCGGGAGCTTTTTTATCCCCAACAACGCTCTGTTTTCCTGTTGTCTACGCTGTTATCTTTGTAATTGTGTTGATACGTTCTTTATATAATACCTATAAAGGTATATTATAAGAGTAGACAAACAGGTATTTCGTTTGATATCTCAAATGCCAGAAAAAGGACGGGAATCAATTTCGAAAACAGAAAATACCTCATGGTTCCTCTACCCACAGGGGGGAACAGATTCGATGAGGTCCGGTAAAACGCAACAGGAATGAGTATCTCGTGGAAAGGAACAAAAAGAGTGGAAGACATTCTGGGATGTATCCGCATGCAGTCTTCACCAAGGTATCAGATCTTTTCCGTAGACTGCCGAAGATAATCGAATGGCTGAAATGAAACGTCAAACTCCCACGCTGGGGTGAAAATATGGGGAGGGGATGGAGATAGCCATAGGAAGCGTTACGTACCCAAAAAACGTCATCATCGTTCATTGCCATTGCAAGATCGTTTCACATGAGATGCTTACGTAAGGAGAAATAACTTGCCGAGGGAATGATGAATTGTGTCCAAACGGCAGGAACAGAAGTATCACCTGAATCACCAATTCTGCGGTCTGACAGATCATCGGTTCCGTACCCTGAAAAGGTTCTGAAGTTTGTATGATCGGATTACGAAAGATCCAAAAACTTCTCCGATAATCCTCACAAGCGAAGCGTAGGACTTCCTTTCGTTGAAACAGATGAAGGCCTGATTCCGAATCGCATCGCTGAATGGACTATTGCAAACAAGGAATTGCCTCTGTTGCGGGCAGAAAGCTTTCATATCGGAATCAATGGGAAGTGATGTCGAATACACGGATCAACCAGACAGGTTCAGATTGGGAATTACCTCTAAGTTGTATGAGGTATGATAAAATCAAAATATGATAGGTACAAAACCAATATAATATTCATACTGAAAGTAAATCAAACCAACTTATTAGGAATATCAATCTAATACGAGAATTACAGGTGCATGGTCAGAACCCATGACATCCATAGCGATGCTGCTTTCCTTGATATGTTCTTTGTATCGATCGCTGACCAACCAGTAGTCGATCCTCCAACCGATATTGTGCTGGCGTACACCAGGACGGAACGACCACCAGGAATACTGGTCGACGGCATCGGGATGGAGGTATCGGAATGAATCGACGAACCCCGCGTCCAGCAACCGGGAAAAACTCTCCCGTTCCTCGTTGGTGTATCCCGCGTTTCCTTCATTGCTCTTGGGATTCCTGATGTCGATCGGCTGGTGGGCGACGTTCAGGTCCCCACAGATCAAGACAGGTTTTTGTTGGTCAAGTTGAGAGACATATCCGCGGAACGCAGCGTCCCACTCCATGCGCAGGGACAAACGGGTAAGTTCCCGTTGGCTGTTGGGCGTATAGCAGCATACCACGTAGAAATCCGGATACTCGCAGGTGACGGTCCTTCCTTCATTGTCCAGTGGATGGCCAATACCATAGCTGACGGACAACGGGACGCTTCGGGAGAGAATCGCGGTGCCGGAATAGCCTTTTTTCTCCGCGTCATGGAAATACGGATGATAGGATGCGTCCAGCATGTCCAATTGATCGACCTGGAGTTTTGTTTCCTGGATGCAGAACACGTCGGCGCCGCTTTGGGCGAGATATGCGTCAAATCCTTTCTTCCGTACGGCCCTGAGGCCGTTGACATTCCAACTGTACAGTTTCATCAATACAACCTCACACCTTGTTGATCTGCCGCGGCGTACAATGCATCCGGCCATACGGAAGCCTGTACTTCCCCGATATGCGCTTTGTGCAGAAGCAGCATGCAAACTCTGCTCTGTCCGATTCCGCCCCCGATGGTTTGTGGGAAATCTCCACGAAGAAGTCGTTTGTGCCAATAGAGATGCTGGCGTTCCTCACAGCCTTTCAAAGCGAGTTGGCGAAGCAGTGCTTGTTGGTCAACACGGATTCCCATGGAAGAGAGCTCCAGAGAATCACGACGTACCGTATCCCAGACGATGATATCACCGTTCAACCCGACGTACCCGTCATCCGTGGGGGTTGACCAATCATCATAATCCGGAGCGCGTCCTCCGTGTTCCTTGCCATCAGAGAGTTTCGCTCCGATTCCCATCAAGAAAATGGCACCATATTCCTGTGCAAGCTTGTGTTCCCGTTGCTGCGGCGTGAGGTTGGGATATTCCTTCAGCGCGTCTTCCGTATGGATGAACGTGATCTCTTCCGGAAGCGTGGGGAAACAGACGGGATAATTTTCACTTACCAAGAATTCCGTACGCTTGATCGCTTGATAAATTCTTCTGACAATTTCCTTGAGAAATGTGATATTTCTTTGGGAACCATCCATCACCCGTTCCCAATCCCATTGGTCCACGTAAATCGAGTGGATCGCGTCGATGTCGTCATCCGGCCGGATGGCGTTCATGTCGGTGTAGATTCCCGTGTTTGGCTGGAAATGAAGATCAGCCAGTTCCATGCGTTTCCATTTCGCGAGGCTCTGGACGATCTCCATCTGTTTGTCCCCCATGTTCCCCACAGCGAACCGTACCGGACGCTCCACACCGTTCAGATCGTCATTGATGCCGGAATTGCTGGGGACGAACAGCGGGCTGGTGACCCGTGAGAGCCTCAGCTCTCCGGACAGTTCACGCTCGAACGTGTCCTTGACGAATTTGATCGCCCGTTCCGTCTGTTTCGGATCGAGCACCGGTTGGTAATCCTTGGGGAAAAACGTCTTCATGCCAAACAACCTCGCTGTGAAACAAGTGTAGTCATTTTGCCATTGATTGAGAAGTGTGATACCATGGGCGTCATGATCCGCGAATGGATGGTTGATATGGGGGGTGTCCTGACCCTTCACCAAGACAAGGAAATGGAACGGGAAATCCTCTCGTTCTTGGGGGACAGCCATCCATCGTTTGACGCGATCGCCCCGGTCCTCAGCGGCTCGTTGCTTGACCGCATGAGTTGCCGGGAGATCGACGAGGCGACGTATTGGAAAGAGTTTTCCCGTATCAGTGGCATTCCCATTCCTGATCTCAAAGGACGGTCCCTGTGGGGGATGTTTTTCCATCCGGTCATTGACCAGGCGGTCCGTGGTTTGATCATCAGGGCGAAGGCGCGAGGGGTGCGTGTGGTGCTTGCCAGCAATACGGAACCAGCCCACCTGAAGATCCATACGGAACGCGGGGATTATCGGATATTTGACACGCGGTACACTTCCTGCAGGTTGCGTCTGGTAAAACCGGACCTCCGGTTCTTCCAGGAAATACTTCGCAGGGAAGGAAGCCGTCCGGAAGAAACGTTGTTCACCGACGACAGCCAGCGGAACTGTGACGCGGCCGCACGGCTCGGGATCCTCACGTGGCGATACACGGATCCACCTGCTTTGGAAGCTTTGCTTATCAAGCTGGGCGTACTGGAAAATGAACCGGTAACAGAACATACAACATTATATAATGAAAAGAGTTGAATGGTAATGTATCCAAACAAATGGAGGAACATATGACGTTTCCAATGCCTGAGGATTTTTTGTGGGGATGCGCGACGGCAAGCTATCAGATTGAGGGATATCCCGATGGTGAGGGGAAGGAACCAAGCATCTGGGACACCTTCTGCAAACAACCTGGGACGATCCTCAACGGGGATACCGGGG
This DNA window, taken from Sphaerochaeta sp., encodes the following:
- the typA gene encoding translational GTPase TypA; the encoded protein is MIKQNEKIRNIAIIAHVDHGKTTLVDALFRQSGIISKTGEERIMDSGDIERERGITINAKNCAIHYKGVKINIIDTPGHADFGGEVERGLSMVDGVVLLVDAAEGPLPQTRFVLEKALEKHLPPIIVINKVDRPDAQPKQTLDAVYDLLLELSNDEKLLDAPVFYAIGKAGKCGLEPDKLEDNMKLLFDSILSYIPAPSYDDQEPFQMLVSDLSYNDFLGRLAIGKVINGSANTNDPLVCMVESGAREPLRVTRLQAYDGPTFHETTDVEPGDIIVLSGIDNVNIGDTICNASYPKALPRIKVDEPTVSMLFCKNISPLAGKEGKNVTVAKIGEYLRREALRNVSIRVEHNQDETYTVKGRGEFQLAIIVEQMRRQGYELCVGRPKVLFHQNEKGEKTEPIETLTIDCPEEFSGIVMDKLSKRKALMSDITYNGKGRVKITFDVPTRGLIGYHDEFLTDTHGLGIMYSYFKGYGPYRGDFPERVNGSLVCDRDGVAVPYGMWELEDRGRWFILPGDPVYEGEVVGERNRDLDLNLNPTRTKHLTNLRASGHDDAVTLTPIQRPTLEQAIQFIKDDELVEVTPLSIRMCKKILNCQQRKIFENRGEIPSFLLNGKS
- a CDS encoding exodeoxyribonuclease III; translated protein: MKLYSWNVNGLRAVRKKGFDAYLAQSGADVFCIQETKLQVDQLDMLDASYHPYFHDAEKKGYSGTAILSRSVPLSVSYGIGHPLDNEGRTVTCEYPDFYVVCCYTPNSQRELTRLSLRMEWDAAFRGYVSQLDQQKPVLICGDLNVAHQPIDIRNPKSNEGNAGYTNEERESFSRLLDAGFVDSFRYLHPDAVDQYSWWSFRPGVRQHNIGWRIDYWLVSDRYKEHIKESSIAMDVMGSDHAPVILVLD
- the asnA gene encoding aspartate--ammonia ligase, translating into MKTFFPKDYQPVLDPKQTERAIKFVKDTFERELSGELRLSRVTSPLFVPSNSGINDDLNGVERPVRFAVGNMGDKQMEIVQSLAKWKRMELADLHFQPNTGIYTDMNAIRPDDDIDAIHSIYVDQWDWERVMDGSQRNITFLKEIVRRIYQAIKRTEFLVSENYPVCFPTLPEEITFIHTEDALKEYPNLTPQQREHKLAQEYGAIFLMGIGAKLSDGKEHGGRAPDYDDWSTPTDDGYVGLNGDIIVWDTVRRDSLELSSMGIRVDQQALLRQLALKGCEERQHLYWHKRLLRGDFPQTIGGGIGQSRVCMLLLHKAHIGEVQASVWPDALYAAADQQGVRLY
- a CDS encoding HAD-IA family hydrolase — its product is MIREWMVDMGGVLTLHQDKEMEREILSFLGDSHPSFDAIAPVLSGSLLDRMSCREIDEATYWKEFSRISGIPIPDLKGRSLWGMFFHPVIDQAVRGLIIRAKARGVRVVLASNTEPAHLKIHTERGDYRIFDTRYTSCRLRLVKPDLRFFQEILRREGSRPEETLFTDDSQRNCDAAARLGILTWRYTDPPALEALLIKLGVLENEPVTEHTTLYNEKS